A window of Modestobacter versicolor contains these coding sequences:
- a CDS encoding maltokinase N-terminal cap-like domain-containing protein, whose amino-acid sequence MTALTDMLADWMPGQRWFGGKGREWAGVAEEGFFLDQSDPALSVHRVRVSYADGATETYLVPLSWRNAPAEELSSAFVGAVPGTHGENYAYDAMRDRDATVPWLTHLVAASTVGPMHFHPAGVAYIPEGLPGDVISTEQSNTSLVYGETAIMKLFRRLEPGLNPDVEIHDALRRTENKHIAPLLGHIEIDDPAGGEPATVAMLQTFVPNASDGWRLATSSVRDLYAEADLHADEVGGDFAGESERLGEATASVHADLAQVLPTETADRDWYAALAGQMTERLEAALAVVPDLAEHADALRALYAAVAGTDEPVVRQRVHGDLHLGQVLRTTTGWIVLDFEGEPARPLAARRELDTPLRDVAGMLRSFDYAARHMLVEQPGDPQRAYRAQEWAERNRTAFCEGYSAAAGGVTLSSESALLRAFEADKAVYECVYEARNRPHWLMIPLSSLSRLTSGD is encoded by the coding sequence ATGACTGCCTTGACCGACATGCTCGCCGACTGGATGCCCGGTCAGCGGTGGTTCGGCGGGAAGGGCCGCGAGTGGGCCGGGGTGGCCGAGGAGGGCTTCTTCCTGGACCAGTCCGACCCCGCGCTGTCGGTGCACCGGGTCCGGGTCAGCTACGCCGACGGCGCGACCGAGACCTACCTGGTGCCGCTGTCCTGGCGGAACGCCCCGGCCGAGGAGCTCTCCTCGGCGTTCGTCGGCGCGGTGCCCGGCACCCACGGTGAGAACTACGCCTACGACGCGATGCGCGACCGGGACGCGACCGTCCCGTGGCTCACCCACCTGGTCGCCGCCTCCACCGTCGGCCCGATGCACTTCCACCCGGCCGGGGTCGCCTACATCCCCGAGGGGCTGCCCGGCGACGTCATCTCGACCGAGCAGAGCAACACCTCGCTGGTCTACGGCGAGACCGCGATCATGAAGCTCTTCCGCCGGCTCGAGCCCGGGCTGAACCCGGACGTCGAGATCCACGACGCGCTGCGGCGCACCGAGAACAAGCACATCGCGCCGCTGCTCGGGCACATCGAGATCGACGACCCGGCCGGCGGCGAGCCGGCCACCGTCGCGATGCTGCAGACCTTCGTGCCCAACGCCAGCGACGGCTGGCGGCTGGCCACCTCCAGCGTGCGCGACCTCTACGCCGAGGCCGACCTGCACGCCGACGAGGTGGGCGGCGACTTCGCCGGGGAGAGCGAGCGGCTGGGCGAGGCCACCGCCTCGGTGCACGCCGACCTCGCCCAGGTGCTGCCCACCGAGACCGCCGACCGCGACTGGTACGCCGCGCTGGCCGGGCAGATGACCGAGCGGCTGGAGGCGGCGCTCGCCGTCGTCCCCGACCTGGCCGAGCACGCCGACGCCCTGCGGGCGCTCTACGCCGCGGTGGCCGGCACCGACGAGCCGGTGGTCCGCCAGCGGGTGCACGGCGACCTGCACCTGGGCCAGGTGCTGCGCACCACGACCGGCTGGATCGTGCTGGACTTCGAGGGTGAGCCGGCCCGGCCGCTGGCCGCGCGCCGCGAGCTGGACACCCCGCTGCGCGACGTCGCCGGGATGCTGCGGTCCTTCGACTACGCCGCCCGGCACATGCTCGTCGAGCAGCCCGGCGACCCGCAGCGCGCCTACCGCGCGCAGGAGTGGGCCGAGCGCAACCGGACGGCGTTCTGCGAGGGCTACTCGGCCGCCGCCGGAGGCGTCACACTGTCGAGCGAATCCGCGCTGCTGCGGGCCTTCGAGGCCGACAAGGCGGTGTACGAGTGCGTCTACGAGGCGCGCAATCGCCCGCACTGGCTGATGATCCCGCTGAGCTCGTTGTCCCGGTTGACCTCCGGCGACTGA
- a CDS encoding neutral zinc metallopeptidase, with protein sequence MSASPRRALLRAAVGVVVGSTLLTGCAVTLIDGDGSPASGIAGDVTPEEFPIAGASDGDVDRIARNALADLNTYWDEQFPPTFDQDFTPLAGGYYSVDPADVDPAQYPNGQIGCGEPPESVEDNAFYCSASGDYPNGDAIQYDRAFLDELAFGDGSSEGYGRFIPALVMAHEFGHAVQGRVGYPFQASIAIETQADCFAGTWTRWVADGNAPHNTIRPAELDDVLRGYLLLRDPVGTGLNEGEAHGSYFDRVSAFQQGFDDGPTACRDEFGQDRPYTQGEFSDADIATGGNAPYEQTVDLFAPDGFAEFFQAALDQLGEEFQAPTLEPFEGEAPECGGEQPETDLVYCPDDRTVAFDQTDLTEPVYASEAGGDYAVMTAIGIPYGLAVRDQLGLSTDDEDAIRSAVCLVGAFTAGVLNGQSTVLSISPGDADESVSFLLEYSDDPEVLADSGLTGFQLVDVFRSGVFEGLAACDIGA encoded by the coding sequence ATGTCCGCCTCGCCCCGCCGGGCCCTGCTGCGTGCCGCCGTGGGCGTCGTCGTCGGCTCCACCCTGCTCACCGGGTGCGCGGTCACGCTCATCGACGGCGACGGGAGCCCGGCGTCCGGCATCGCCGGCGACGTCACGCCCGAGGAGTTCCCGATCGCCGGTGCGTCCGACGGCGACGTCGACCGGATCGCCCGCAACGCCCTCGCCGACCTGAACACCTACTGGGACGAGCAGTTCCCGCCGACGTTCGACCAGGACTTCACCCCGCTGGCCGGCGGCTACTACTCCGTCGACCCGGCCGACGTCGACCCCGCGCAGTACCCCAACGGGCAGATCGGCTGCGGCGAGCCACCGGAGTCGGTGGAGGACAACGCCTTCTACTGCAGCGCCAGCGGCGACTACCCCAACGGCGACGCCATCCAGTACGACCGGGCCTTCCTCGACGAGCTGGCCTTCGGCGACGGGAGCAGCGAGGGCTACGGCCGGTTCATCCCGGCGCTGGTGATGGCCCACGAGTTCGGGCACGCCGTGCAGGGCCGGGTCGGCTACCCGTTCCAGGCGTCGATCGCCATCGAGACCCAGGCGGACTGCTTCGCCGGCACCTGGACCCGGTGGGTCGCCGACGGCAACGCCCCGCACAACACCATCCGCCCGGCCGAGCTGGACGACGTGCTGCGCGGCTACCTGCTGCTCCGCGACCCGGTCGGCACCGGGCTCAACGAGGGCGAGGCGCACGGCTCGTACTTCGACCGCGTGTCGGCCTTCCAGCAGGGCTTCGACGACGGCCCGACGGCGTGCCGCGACGAGTTCGGCCAGGACCGCCCCTACACCCAGGGCGAGTTCAGCGACGCCGACATCGCCACCGGCGGCAACGCGCCCTACGAGCAGACGGTCGACCTGTTCGCCCCGGACGGGTTCGCGGAGTTCTTCCAGGCCGCGCTCGACCAGCTCGGCGAGGAGTTCCAGGCCCCGACGCTGGAGCCGTTCGAGGGCGAGGCCCCGGAGTGCGGTGGCGAGCAGCCCGAGACCGACCTCGTGTACTGCCCCGACGACCGCACGGTCGCCTTCGACCAGACCGACCTGACCGAGCCGGTGTACGCCAGCGAGGCCGGCGGTGACTACGCGGTCATGACGGCGATCGGCATCCCCTACGGGCTGGCCGTCCGCGACCAGCTCGGGCTGTCGACCGACGACGAGGACGCCATCCGCTCCGCCGTCTGCCTGGTCGGCGCGTTCACCGCCGGGGTGCTCAACGGGCAGAGCACGGTGCTGAGCATCTCCCCCGGCGACGCCGACGAGAGCGTGTCGTTCCTGCTGGAGTACAGCGACGACCCCGAGGTCCTCGCCGACAGCGGGCTCACCGGCTTCCAGCTGGTCGACGTGTTCCGCAGCGGCGTGTTCGAAGGCCTCGCCGCCTGCGACATCGGGGCCTGA
- the treS gene encoding maltose alpha-D-glucosyltransferase, which translates to MTLPVPAQSTAGAGEQSTLPPPGSDPEWFKRAVFYEVLVRGFADSNADGIGDLRGMIGKLDYLQWLGVDCLWLPPFFASPLRDGGYDVSDYTAVLPEFGDIEDFKELIAESHARGMRMIIDFVMNHTSDQHPWFQASRSDPDGPYGDFYVWADDDTGYADARIIFVDTESSNWTFDPVRKQYFWHRFFSHQPDLNFENPKVQEAIIDALRFWLDLGIDGFRLDAVPYLFEEEGTNCENLPRTHEFLKKVRKVVDAEYPDRVLLCEANQWPADVVEYFGEDGDECQMAFHFPVMPRLFMAVRREQRFPISEIMAQTPAIPENCQWGVFLRNHDELTLEMVTDEERDYMWGEYAKDPRMKANIGIRRRLAPLLDNDIDTLELFTALLLSLPGSPVMYYGDEIGMGDNIWLGDRDGVRTPMQWTPDRNGGFSTADPQRMHLPLIADPVYGFQVTNVEAQLRNSNSMLHWIRTMIAVRKQHPTFGVGSFTEIGSRNPTVLSFVREFGDDVVLCVNNLSRFPQPVELDLRRFEGYTPVELTGRVQFPQIGVLPYMLTLGGHGFYWFELSKPAAPAADEDEGWETTVSSSVAQSLLDAGVVGATDAPAGSGGLGAEAPTTGTPTQTHGEA; encoded by the coding sequence ATGACCCTCCCCGTCCCCGCCCAGTCGACCGCCGGCGCGGGCGAGCAGTCGACGCTGCCCCCTCCGGGCAGCGACCCCGAGTGGTTCAAGCGCGCCGTCTTCTACGAGGTGCTCGTCCGCGGCTTCGCCGACAGCAACGCCGACGGCATCGGCGACCTGCGCGGCATGATCGGGAAGCTCGACTACCTGCAGTGGCTGGGCGTCGACTGCCTCTGGCTGCCGCCGTTCTTCGCCTCGCCGCTGCGCGACGGCGGCTACGACGTCAGCGACTACACCGCGGTGCTGCCGGAGTTCGGCGACATCGAGGACTTCAAGGAGCTGATCGCCGAGAGCCACGCGCGGGGCATGCGGATGATCATCGACTTCGTCATGAACCACACCTCGGACCAGCACCCCTGGTTCCAGGCCAGCCGCAGCGACCCCGACGGCCCCTACGGCGACTTCTACGTGTGGGCCGACGACGACACCGGCTACGCCGACGCGCGGATCATCTTCGTCGACACCGAGAGCTCGAACTGGACCTTCGACCCGGTGCGCAAGCAGTACTTCTGGCACCGGTTCTTCAGCCACCAGCCCGACCTGAACTTCGAGAACCCGAAGGTGCAGGAGGCGATCATCGACGCCCTGCGCTTCTGGCTGGACCTCGGCATCGACGGCTTCCGGCTCGACGCCGTCCCGTACCTGTTCGAGGAGGAGGGGACCAACTGCGAGAACCTCCCCCGCACCCACGAGTTCCTCAAGAAGGTCCGCAAGGTCGTCGACGCCGAGTACCCGGACCGGGTGCTGCTGTGCGAGGCGAACCAGTGGCCGGCCGACGTCGTCGAGTACTTCGGCGAGGACGGCGACGAGTGCCAGATGGCCTTCCACTTCCCCGTGATGCCGCGCCTGTTCATGGCCGTGCGGCGGGAGCAGCGCTTCCCGATCTCGGAGATCATGGCCCAGACGCCGGCCATCCCGGAGAACTGCCAGTGGGGCGTCTTCCTCCGCAACCACGACGAGCTGACCCTGGAGATGGTCACCGACGAGGAGCGGGACTACATGTGGGGGGAGTACGCCAAGGACCCCCGGATGAAGGCCAACATCGGCATCCGCCGGCGGCTGGCCCCGCTGCTGGACAACGACATCGACACCCTCGAGCTGTTCACCGCGCTGCTGCTGTCGCTGCCGGGCTCGCCGGTCATGTACTACGGCGACGAGATCGGCATGGGCGACAACATCTGGCTCGGTGACCGGGACGGCGTCCGCACCCCGATGCAGTGGACGCCGGACCGCAACGGCGGGTTCTCCACGGCCGACCCGCAGCGCATGCACCTGCCGCTGATCGCCGACCCGGTCTACGGGTTCCAGGTGACCAACGTCGAGGCGCAGCTGCGCAACTCCAACTCGATGCTGCACTGGATCCGCACGATGATCGCGGTCCGCAAGCAGCACCCGACCTTCGGTGTCGGCAGCTTCACCGAGATCGGGTCGCGGAACCCGACGGTGCTGTCGTTCGTGCGCGAGTTCGGCGACGACGTCGTGCTCTGCGTGAACAACCTGTCCCGGTTCCCGCAGCCGGTGGAGCTGGACCTGCGCCGCTTCGAGGGCTACACGCCGGTCGAGCTGACCGGCCGGGTGCAGTTCCCGCAGATCGGCGTCCTCCCCTACATGCTCACCCTCGGCGGGCACGGCTTCTACTGGTTCGAGCTCTCCAAGCCGGCCGCCCCGGCGGCCGACGAGGACGAGGGCTGGGAGACGACGGTCAGCAGCAGCGTGGCGCAGTCCCTGCTCGACGCCGGCGTGGTCGGGGCGACCGACGCCCCCGCCGGCAGCGGAGGCCTCGGCGCCGAGGCCCCGACGACCGGCACCCCGACCCAGACCCACGGAGAAGCCTGA
- the glgB gene encoding 1,4-alpha-glucan branching protein GlgB, whose amino-acid sequence MTIDDTQPPGTDTPEQPADKAELTRRVEEKTAAVQAAADGDAAPPMKATRKAAARKAPAKKAAAAPGEAATTADAPAPAKRTRKAAAAKAAPPQGDAVVEAATEAPAKRTRKAAAKKAAPAATDATAEAPAPPAKRTRKAAKKVTATPVVAPAPIAEPGNPSAPSAPQPEPPSPDPAEPNTPQVPADGQHAGTGGSSPAETASNPGDELAPDTVPVDVPSEDAAPAADTAPAEDTSPAADTAPGEVSGEVSGAATGAAVTTADLVTSEVTDLPPAPEQAPEPAATELVEALPEGETPVSTSVPAEATPAGQEVDHEALAAVVDGWSFDPHGVLGAHRLPEGWAVRTLRPDAVAVAVVDQDGTRYEARQVFRGGVYEARLPQQPGDYRIEVVYPDGAGGTDTYLVDDPYRWLPTLGQLDQHLLREGRHEKLWTVLGAHVRGYDTPGGRVDGVSFAVWAPNARGVKVTGDFDYWEARAYPMRSLGSSGVWEIFVPGAQVGTRYRFHVLGADGQWRVKSDPLAFATEVPPSNASVVTASTHEWGDDEWLAGRAQGSWHERPMSVYEVHAGSWRQGLSYREMADELVAYVKDAGFTHLEFMPLAEHPFGGSWGYQVTSYYAPTSRFGSPDDLRYLIDTAHQAGIGVIVDWVPAHFPKDEWALARFDGTPLYEHPDPRRGEQPDWGTYVFDFGRPEVRNFLVANALFWAQEFHVDGIRVDAVASMLYLDYSRNDGEWTPNQYGGRENLEAVAFLQEMNATLYREVPGVVSIAEESTAWPGVTRPTYLGGLGFGFKWNMGWMHDSLGYMAKQPVYRSFHHSQLTFSLVYAFSENYVLPISHDEVVYGKGSLIRKMPGDRWQQLANLRAYLAYMWAHPGKQLLFMGSEFGQLSEWAESRSLDWWHLDDPAHRGVLDLVRDLNTVYKDTEALWSQDVDPAGFQWIDANDAGGNTLTFLRYGKGGQVLACVANFSGQPHVDYRIGLPRGGRWRELVNTDFQGYGGSGVGNLGGVDAVAESWHGQPWSATLTAPPLATVWFVHEGPEPELPDDGEPSDPAHTAAAEASGLAEGPGSGLQPAEVDTSTEH is encoded by the coding sequence ATGACGATCGACGACACCCAGCCGCCGGGCACCGACACCCCCGAGCAGCCGGCCGACAAGGCCGAGCTCACCCGCCGCGTCGAGGAGAAGACCGCCGCGGTGCAGGCCGCGGCCGACGGCGACGCGGCGCCCCCCATGAAGGCGACCCGCAAGGCAGCTGCCAGGAAGGCCCCGGCGAAGAAGGCCGCCGCAGCACCGGGCGAGGCGGCGACCACGGCCGACGCCCCCGCGCCGGCCAAGCGCACCCGCAAGGCCGCGGCTGCGAAGGCCGCCCCGCCGCAGGGCGACGCGGTCGTCGAGGCGGCCACCGAGGCGCCGGCCAAGCGCACCCGCAAGGCCGCCGCGAAGAAGGCAGCCCCGGCCGCCACCGACGCGACGGCAGAGGCACCGGCTCCCCCCGCCAAGCGCACCCGCAAGGCGGCCAAGAAGGTGACCGCCACCCCGGTGGTGGCGCCCGCGCCGATCGCCGAGCCCGGCAACCCGTCGGCCCCCTCGGCGCCGCAGCCCGAGCCGCCGAGCCCCGACCCGGCCGAGCCGAACACCCCGCAGGTCCCGGCCGACGGCCAGCACGCCGGCACCGGCGGCAGCTCCCCCGCCGAGACCGCCTCCAACCCCGGTGACGAGCTGGCGCCCGACACGGTGCCGGTCGACGTGCCGTCGGAGGACGCCGCCCCGGCCGCGGACACCGCTCCGGCTGAGGACACCAGCCCGGCCGCGGACACCGCCCCCGGCGAGGTCTCCGGCGAGGTCTCCGGCGCGGCCACCGGTGCCGCGGTCACCACCGCCGACCTGGTCACCAGCGAGGTCACCGACCTGCCGCCGGCACCGGAGCAGGCTCCCGAGCCGGCCGCGACCGAACTCGTCGAGGCGCTCCCCGAGGGCGAGACCCCGGTGAGCACCTCGGTGCCGGCCGAGGCCACCCCGGCCGGCCAGGAGGTCGACCACGAGGCGCTGGCCGCCGTCGTCGACGGGTGGTCCTTCGACCCGCACGGCGTGCTCGGCGCCCACCGGCTGCCCGAGGGCTGGGCCGTGCGCACGCTGCGGCCCGACGCCGTCGCGGTCGCCGTCGTCGACCAGGACGGCACCCGCTACGAGGCCCGGCAGGTGTTCCGCGGCGGGGTGTACGAGGCCCGGCTCCCGCAGCAGCCCGGCGACTACCGGATCGAGGTCGTCTACCCCGACGGTGCCGGCGGCACCGACACCTACCTGGTCGACGACCCCTACCGCTGGCTGCCCACCCTCGGCCAGCTCGACCAGCACCTCCTCCGCGAGGGCCGGCACGAGAAGCTCTGGACCGTGCTGGGCGCGCACGTGCGCGGCTACGACACCCCGGGCGGCCGCGTGGACGGCGTCTCCTTCGCCGTCTGGGCGCCCAACGCGCGCGGCGTGAAGGTCACCGGCGACTTCGACTACTGGGAGGCCCGCGCCTACCCGATGCGGTCGCTGGGCTCCTCCGGCGTCTGGGAGATCTTCGTGCCCGGCGCCCAGGTGGGCACCCGGTACCGCTTCCACGTGCTCGGCGCCGACGGTCAGTGGCGGGTGAAGAGCGACCCGCTGGCGTTCGCCACCGAGGTGCCGCCGTCCAACGCGTCGGTGGTCACCGCCTCCACCCACGAGTGGGGCGACGACGAGTGGCTCGCCGGCCGCGCCCAGGGCAGCTGGCACGAGCGCCCGATGAGCGTCTACGAGGTGCACGCCGGCTCGTGGCGGCAGGGTCTGTCCTACCGCGAGATGGCTGACGAGCTCGTCGCCTACGTCAAGGACGCCGGGTTCACCCACCTGGAGTTCATGCCGCTGGCCGAGCACCCGTTCGGCGGCTCGTGGGGCTACCAGGTGACCTCCTACTACGCCCCGACCTCGCGCTTCGGCTCGCCCGACGACCTGCGCTACCTCATCGACACCGCCCACCAGGCCGGCATCGGCGTCATCGTCGACTGGGTGCCGGCGCACTTCCCCAAGGACGAGTGGGCGCTGGCCCGCTTCGACGGCACCCCGCTGTACGAGCACCCGGACCCGCGCCGCGGCGAGCAGCCCGACTGGGGCACCTACGTGTTCGACTTCGGCCGCCCCGAGGTGCGCAACTTCCTGGTCGCGAACGCGCTGTTCTGGGCCCAGGAGTTCCACGTCGACGGCATCCGGGTCGACGCGGTCGCCTCGATGCTCTACCTGGACTACTCCCGCAACGACGGGGAGTGGACGCCGAACCAGTACGGCGGCCGGGAGAACCTGGAGGCCGTCGCGTTCCTGCAGGAGATGAACGCCACGCTCTACCGCGAGGTGCCCGGCGTGGTCTCCATCGCCGAGGAGTCGACCGCCTGGCCGGGCGTCACCCGGCCCACGTACCTGGGCGGGCTGGGCTTCGGCTTCAAGTGGAACATGGGCTGGATGCACGACTCGCTGGGCTACATGGCCAAGCAGCCGGTGTACCGCAGCTTCCACCACAGCCAGCTCACGTTCTCCCTGGTCTACGCCTTCTCCGAGAACTACGTGCTGCCGATCAGCCACGACGAGGTCGTCTACGGCAAGGGCTCGCTGATCCGGAAGATGCCCGGTGACCGCTGGCAGCAGCTGGCGAACCTGCGCGCCTACCTGGCCTACATGTGGGCGCACCCGGGCAAGCAGCTGCTGTTCATGGGCTCGGAGTTCGGCCAGCTGTCGGAGTGGGCGGAGAGCCGCTCGCTGGACTGGTGGCACCTCGACGACCCGGCGCACCGCGGGGTCCTGGACCTGGTCCGCGACCTGAACACGGTCTACAAGGACACCGAGGCGCTGTGGAGCCAGGACGTCGACCCGGCCGGCTTCCAGTGGATCGACGCCAACGACGCCGGCGGGAACACGCTGACCTTCCTGCGCTACGGCAAGGGCGGTCAGGTGCTGGCGTGCGTCGCCAACTTCTCCGGGCAGCCGCACGTCGACTACCGGATCGGGCTGCCCCGCGGCGGCCGGTGGCGTGAGCTGGTCAACACCGACTTCCAGGGCTACGGCGGCTCGGGGGTGGGCAACCTGGGCGGCGTCGACGCCGTCGCGGAGAGCTGGCACGGCCAGCCGTGGTCGGCGACGCTGACCGCGCCGCCGCTGGCGACCGTGTGGTTCGTGCACGAGGGCCCCGAGCCCGAGCTGCCCGACGACGGGGAGCCCAGCGACCCCGCGCACACCGCGGCGGCCGAGGCCTCCGGGCTCGCCGAGGGCCCGGGCTCCGGGCTCCAGCCCGCCGAGGTCGACACCTCCACCGAGCACTGA
- a CDS encoding tetratricopeptide repeat protein gives MQPNRPARTDPRAAAQQARMAASLAGAVDLAAVQARNEAAARAAAAPPPSAAAPAGAPGSAVVDVTEATFQSEVLDRSFQVPVVLDLWAEWCGPCKQLSPVLERLATEGAGSWVLAKVDVDANPALAQGLRVQGIPAVKAVWQGQLVAEFTGAIPEEQARQFVTELVAATSGGAVPGADGEAGEAAEAEDPRLDEAEAALDRGDLAAAEAAYRGILDAEPDHPVAGLALRQVQLFRRAEEAGPDALAAAQAAPDDVTAQTRAADFLLGTGDVDGAFALLLDVVRRTAGEDRDTARKHLVELFDVVGEDDPRVGPARRALMTALF, from the coding sequence ATGCAGCCCAACCGACCCGCTCGTACCGATCCCCGCGCCGCTGCCCAGCAGGCCCGGATGGCGGCGTCGCTGGCCGGTGCGGTCGACCTCGCCGCGGTCCAGGCGCGCAACGAGGCGGCGGCCCGCGCCGCGGCCGCCCCGCCGCCGAGCGCCGCGGCCCCCGCTGGTGCACCGGGCAGCGCCGTCGTCGACGTCACCGAGGCGACCTTCCAGTCCGAGGTGCTCGACCGCTCCTTCCAGGTGCCCGTCGTGCTCGACCTGTGGGCCGAGTGGTGCGGCCCGTGCAAGCAGCTCTCGCCGGTGCTCGAGCGGCTGGCCACCGAGGGCGCCGGCTCCTGGGTGCTGGCCAAGGTCGACGTCGACGCCAACCCGGCGCTGGCCCAGGGCCTGCGCGTGCAGGGCATCCCCGCGGTCAAGGCCGTCTGGCAGGGGCAGCTGGTCGCCGAGTTCACCGGCGCGATCCCCGAGGAGCAGGCCCGCCAGTTCGTCACCGAGCTCGTCGCCGCCACCTCCGGCGGTGCCGTGCCCGGGGCCGACGGCGAGGCCGGGGAGGCCGCCGAGGCGGAGGACCCCCGGCTGGACGAGGCGGAGGCCGCGCTGGACCGCGGTGACCTGGCCGCCGCCGAGGCCGCCTACCGCGGCATCCTGGACGCCGAGCCCGACCACCCGGTCGCCGGCCTGGCGCTGCGCCAGGTGCAGCTGTTCCGCCGCGCCGAGGAGGCCGGGCCCGACGCCCTCGCCGCTGCGCAGGCCGCGCCGGACGACGTCACCGCCCAGACCCGCGCCGCGGACTTCCTGCTCGGCACCGGCGACGTCGACGGTGCCTTCGCGCTCCTGCTCGACGTGGTGCGCCGCACCGCCGGCGAGGACCGGGACACCGCCCGCAAGCACCTGGTGGAGCTGTTCGACGTCGTCGGCGAGGACGACCCCCGGGTCGGCCCCGCCCGCCGCGCCCTGATGACCGCCCTGTTCTGA